The following are encoded together in the Flavobacterium sp. TR2 genome:
- a CDS encoding AAA family ATPase: MNLNDLTVIDNEKIALDDLFFSDENKAALLQIIKEHQYIEELKKYNLKVDNKILLHGSSGCGKTTTAKAIANTLDKKIIIVNLSTVIDSRIGETSKNLKAIFDKAIRERAVLFLDEFDQIGKSRDSDDKDVGEMRRLVNTIIQLFDYFPADSLLICATNHYEIIDSALLRRFQLRLKYEMPSEKQLNIYYDKILNSFPEHFQNIERRYSISYAEALDYINTTMKRQIIAALDSK, encoded by the coding sequence ATGAACCTGAATGATCTTACTGTAATTGATAACGAAAAAATTGCTTTAGACGATTTATTTTTTAGCGATGAAAATAAAGCCGCTTTGCTTCAAATTATCAAAGAACATCAATATATCGAAGAGTTAAAAAAGTACAATCTTAAAGTCGATAATAAAATTTTACTGCACGGAAGTTCTGGCTGCGGAAAAACGACAACGGCAAAAGCAATTGCCAATACATTAGACAAAAAAATTATCATTGTCAACCTCAGCACTGTTATAGATTCGAGAATTGGCGAAACTTCTAAAAATCTAAAAGCGATTTTTGATAAAGCAATTAGAGAAAGAGCCGTTTTATTTTTGGATGAATTTGACCAGATCGGAAAAAGTCGAGACAGCGATGATAAAGATGTCGGTGAAATGAGACGTTTGGTCAATACCATCATTCAGCTTTTTGATTATTTCCCTGCTGATAGTTTGCTGATCTGCGCCACCAATCATTACGAAATAATAGACAGCGCTTTATTGCGAAGATTTCAATTGCGCCTGAAATATGAAATGCCATCAGAAAAACAGCTTAATATTTACTACGATAAGATTCTGAACAGTTTTCCAGAACATTTTCAGAACATCGAAAGACGTTATTCTATTTCTTATGCTGAGGCTTTAGATTACATCAATACAACAATGAAAAGGCAGATTATTGCTGCCTTGGATTCAAAATAA
- a CDS encoding glycosyltransferase, which yields MESETIISEQFYANGSSAISEKTLNGSFFRTNQNSKVHVERPSSPFGLAVLVATFLLLIAGVISVFLLQDDFEQFHFERIASTWGLPFLVITTVLFFYQTGVFLYSSYLYLRYKAIPSVSDDLLPTCTIIVPAYNEGKLVWDTLLSLADSDYPAEKLQLLAIDDGSKDDTWYWMQEAKAKLGDRVTIFQQPKNQGKRQALYRGFKLGIGEIFVTVDSDSIVKKDTLRNLVSPFVVNKKCGAVAGNVQVLNNKKAILPKMLNVSFVMSFEFQRSAESELGSVLCTPGALAGYRRDAVFNCLPEWINQTFMGQPSDIGEDRALTNMILKQGFEVKFQRNAVVLTNVPEEYKGLYKMFIRWARSNVRENLMMAKFVFKDFRKESKFGPRMLFLNQFFKIAMTYPFLLFMFYFIAVHPILFVSSTLVAILMFSTFSMAFYAKRYTLAESFWAYSYSVFYTFSLFWIAPYAIATANKKGWLTRGL from the coding sequence ATGGAAAGCGAAACAATTATCTCAGAACAATTTTATGCGAACGGCAGTTCGGCAATCAGCGAAAAAACATTAAACGGTTCTTTTTTTAGAACCAATCAAAATTCAAAAGTCCACGTAGAAAGACCATCAAGCCCTTTCGGATTGGCGGTTCTGGTGGCAACATTTTTATTATTAATTGCAGGTGTAATCTCAGTATTTCTATTGCAGGATGATTTTGAGCAATTTCATTTTGAAAGAATAGCTTCGACTTGGGGATTGCCATTTTTAGTTATCACGACCGTTTTGTTTTTTTATCAAACAGGAGTTTTCTTGTACAGCTCTTACTTGTATTTAAGATATAAAGCAATTCCATCTGTATCAGATGATTTATTGCCAACTTGTACGATTATTGTTCCAGCTTACAATGAAGGAAAATTGGTTTGGGATACTTTATTGAGTCTTGCAGACAGCGATTATCCAGCAGAAAAATTACAGCTTCTTGCAATTGATGATGGAAGTAAAGACGATACTTGGTACTGGATGCAGGAAGCAAAAGCAAAATTGGGAGATCGTGTTACGATTTTTCAGCAGCCAAAAAATCAAGGGAAACGTCAGGCATTATACAGAGGATTTAAATTGGGAATAGGAGAAATTTTTGTAACAGTAGACAGCGATTCTATTGTGAAAAAAGATACTTTAAGAAACTTGGTAAGTCCGTTTGTGGTAAACAAAAAATGTGGTGCAGTGGCTGGAAACGTTCAGGTTTTGAACAACAAAAAAGCGATTTTGCCAAAAATGCTGAATGTAAGTTTTGTAATGAGTTTTGAATTTCAGCGTTCTGCAGAAAGCGAGCTAGGGTCTGTATTATGTACGCCAGGCGCTTTGGCAGGTTACAGAAGAGATGCCGTTTTTAACTGTCTTCCAGAATGGATCAACCAAACTTTTATGGGGCAGCCTTCAGATATTGGAGAAGATCGTGCTTTAACCAATATGATTTTGAAACAAGGTTTTGAAGTGAAGTTTCAAAGAAATGCAGTTGTGTTGACAAATGTTCCTGAAGAATACAAAGGGCTGTACAAAATGTTCATCAGATGGGCAAGAAGCAACGTTCGTGAGAATCTTATGATGGCAAAATTTGTTTTCAAAGATTTTAGAAAAGAATCAAAATTTGGACCGAGAATGCTGTTTCTAAATCAGTTTTTCAAAATAGCAATGACCTATCCATTCTTATTGTTCATGTTCTACTTTATTGCAGTTCATCCAATATTATTCGTTAGTTCAACATTGGTAGCTATTTTAATGTTTTCTACATTTTCAATGGCATTTTATGCAAAACGATATACGCTTGCAGAATCTTTCTGGGCCTATTCTTACAGCGTTTTTTACACTTTCAGTTTATTCTGGATTGCACCTTATGCCATTGCAACAGCCAATAAAAAAGGCTGGCTGACAAGAGGATTATAA
- a CDS encoding response regulator → MSKEHYHLLLADDDEDDCLFFKEALDEIAVSTDLLTVHDGVQLMDYLKNNILNLPEVLFLDLNMPRKNGLECLDEIKNDERLENLPIIIFSTSLDSEIVNKLYQKGASYYIRKPGEFSKLKTVINKALTIASEKNFTQPERANFILQP, encoded by the coding sequence ATGAGTAAAGAGCATTACCATCTTTTATTGGCTGACGACGACGAAGACGACTGCCTTTTCTTTAAAGAAGCTCTCGATGAAATAGCTGTCAGCACTGATCTTTTGACGGTTCACGACGGTGTACAATTAATGGACTATTTAAAAAACAATATTTTAAATCTTCCAGAAGTTCTTTTCTTGGATTTGAATATGCCACGAAAAAATGGTCTGGAATGTTTAGATGAAATAAAAAATGACGAAAGATTAGAAAATCTGCCCATTATTATTTTTTCTACTTCACTAGACAGTGAAATAGTAAATAAGCTGTATCAAAAAGGCGCTTCTTACTATATCCGAAAACCTGGCGAGTTTTCTAAATTAAAAACTGTCATCAATAAAGCGCTTACAATAGCATCAGAAAAAAATTTCACACAGCCTGAAAGAGCCAATTTCATTCTGCAACCTTAA
- a CDS encoding PAS domain S-box protein has translation MDHKKNEHYFLSQEGEMGNLIRSADWSKTSLGNPENWPQSLKTMTAMMLGNPFGMYIAWGENYTQLYNDAFRPILGVSKHPEALGRSSRETFSEIWDTIGPMFADVMKGRAVSFPDFKVPLHRNGYTEDCFFDFSYSPIKIEDGSIGGILVTVIETTEKKIVADALQESNARFMNNIMQAPVAMCIFKGENHIVEIANEQMLQLWGTKAENVINKPIFEALPGLKKQGFDEILHHVFTNGKKITTDELFVQLSRNGQTENTYINFVYEALRETDGTISGVAAIATEVTAQVLARSKVEESEQKIRQLVENAPFPIAVYVGKEMRIELANDSIIKVWGKGPDVIGKTYTEILPELKGEPIFKQVETVYETGKSFHSQNTRIDLVVDNALKTSYFNYSFTPLYDLNGKVYAVMNTAVDITDLYLAKQKIEESDKRFRNTVRQAPVGITILRGPEYIVEMANEAYLKLVAREEETFVGRPLYDSLPEVKETVSTLLDNVLNTGIPFHGIEVPVPLNRYGKIETSYFDFLYHPLKEENGSISGILVTVTEVSEKVEARKKIELNEERLRIVVEASELGTWELNVKTRIPTYSQRYLEIIGGYTEEVTLTHDELLEHLHPDDMHIRNKGFKEALNTGFLNYEVRVIWKDQSIHWIEGKGKVFYDENHEPEKLIGTIRDITEEKKYQQKIEESEKKLRNLIMQSPVPKAILKGNDFVIEMANFVLLNNIWKKEETEVQGKKILELFPELNRQKYAKLLKEVYESGNVYSESESLLFIDNEKNGNQFYVDFEFAPLRESDNSISGIRMTLIDVTEKVETRKKIEESEKRFRSLTESIPQLIWETDAEGNALFTSGKWFEYTGIEPGVEGSWQKMIHPDDFEENVKIWQHSLATGEMYRCDVRMRRKDGSYRWHTVIGEPVFGPDNKIVKWVGAFTDIHTEKAFTHELEQQVTARTRELIQINESLRKSEERYHLMVEEVQEYSILYLNPNGIVENWNVGAEKIKGYKADEIVGKYFAVFYTEEDQKAKLPEKLLELAKEKGKVVHEGWRARKDGSLFWASVVITAVHNKKGDVIGFSKVTHDLTERKKADDKLKMNALELEQKNNELEEMNKELQSFAYISSHDLQEPLRKIQTFASQIIEKEAEHLSENGKDKFKRMQNAAQRMQTLINDLLAYSRTNAQERIFIKTDLAQIINEVKEDLTEELEQKSAVIEIEQTCEVDIIPFQFKQLLYNLISNSLKFSNPDIPIVIKIKSKVALGKDLENEKLIPAKKYCHIAVSDNGIGFEAQYNKKIFEVFQRLHGRDRYNGTGIGLAIVKKIIENHNGIITASGIQNQGASFDIYIPVG, from the coding sequence ATGGACCACAAAAAAAACGAACATTATTTTCTATCTCAAGAAGGTGAAATGGGGAATTTAATTCGTTCTGCAGATTGGAGCAAAACCTCTTTGGGCAATCCCGAAAATTGGCCGCAAAGTTTAAAAACAATGACAGCCATGATGCTTGGCAATCCGTTTGGAATGTACATAGCATGGGGAGAAAATTATACGCAATTGTATAATGATGCTTTCCGTCCTATTCTTGGAGTTTCTAAACATCCAGAAGCATTGGGCAGAAGTTCTAGAGAAACATTTAGCGAAATATGGGATACCATAGGCCCTATGTTTGCCGATGTTATGAAAGGACGTGCCGTAAGTTTCCCTGATTTTAAAGTGCCTCTTCATCGAAACGGCTACACAGAAGATTGCTTTTTTGACTTTTCGTACAGTCCGATAAAAATAGAAGACGGTTCTATTGGCGGAATTTTGGTTACGGTTATTGAAACCACCGAAAAGAAAATTGTCGCAGACGCCTTGCAGGAAAGCAATGCGCGGTTTATGAATAATATTATGCAGGCTCCTGTTGCCATGTGCATTTTTAAGGGTGAAAATCATATTGTAGAAATCGCCAACGAACAAATGCTGCAGCTTTGGGGAACTAAAGCCGAAAATGTAATTAACAAACCCATTTTTGAAGCGCTGCCAGGATTAAAAAAACAGGGGTTTGATGAAATTCTGCACCATGTTTTTACAAACGGCAAAAAAATTACAACAGATGAACTTTTTGTCCAATTAAGCAGAAATGGGCAAACCGAAAACACCTATATCAATTTTGTTTACGAAGCTTTAAGAGAAACTGACGGCACTATCTCTGGAGTTGCTGCGATTGCCACCGAAGTTACGGCTCAAGTTTTGGCACGTTCAAAAGTAGAAGAAAGTGAACAGAAAATAAGACAGCTGGTTGAAAATGCTCCTTTTCCGATTGCGGTTTATGTCGGTAAAGAAATGCGCATTGAATTGGCAAACGACTCCATAATTAAAGTTTGGGGAAAAGGCCCCGATGTGATTGGGAAAACCTATACCGAAATTCTTCCCGAATTAAAGGGCGAACCCATTTTTAAACAAGTCGAAACGGTTTACGAAACAGGAAAGTCCTTTCATTCTCAAAACACACGAATTGATCTCGTAGTAGACAATGCCTTAAAAACATCTTATTTTAATTACAGCTTTACACCTCTATACGACCTAAATGGCAAAGTGTACGCCGTAATGAATACCGCTGTAGATATTACCGACTTATACCTAGCCAAACAAAAAATTGAAGAAAGCGATAAGCGATTCCGTAATACGGTAAGACAGGCTCCTGTTGGCATTACAATTCTTCGCGGACCAGAATATATTGTAGAAATGGCCAACGAAGCTTATCTCAAACTTGTAGCCAGAGAAGAAGAAACTTTTGTTGGAAGGCCATTGTACGATTCGCTTCCCGAAGTAAAAGAAACCGTAAGCACATTATTAGACAATGTTTTAAATACCGGGATTCCCTTTCATGGAATTGAGGTTCCAGTTCCCCTAAACCGATATGGAAAAATTGAAACTTCTTATTTTGATTTTCTTTATCATCCGCTAAAAGAAGAAAACGGCTCCATTTCGGGAATTTTGGTAACCGTTACCGAAGTAAGCGAAAAAGTCGAAGCCAGAAAAAAAATCGAACTGAACGAAGAGCGCCTTAGAATTGTAGTTGAAGCCAGCGAATTGGGCACTTGGGAATTGAATGTTAAAACCAGAATTCCAACTTACTCTCAAAGATATCTTGAAATTATTGGCGGCTATACCGAAGAGGTCACTTTAACACATGATGAATTGCTGGAACATCTTCATCCTGATGATATGCATATTCGAAATAAAGGTTTTAAAGAAGCTTTAAATACAGGTTTTCTAAATTATGAAGTCCGCGTAATCTGGAAAGACCAATCTATACATTGGATTGAAGGAAAAGGAAAAGTTTTTTATGATGAAAACCATGAACCTGAAAAACTTATTGGAACGATTCGAGATATTACAGAAGAAAAAAAATACCAGCAGAAAATAGAAGAAAGCGAAAAAAAACTTCGCAATCTTATCATGCAGTCGCCTGTTCCGAAAGCCATTTTGAAAGGAAATGATTTTGTAATTGAAATGGCCAATTTTGTGCTTTTGAATAATATTTGGAAAAAAGAAGAAACTGAAGTTCAAGGAAAAAAAATACTAGAATTGTTTCCGGAACTCAACAGACAGAAATACGCCAAATTGCTTAAAGAAGTTTACGAATCTGGAAATGTATATTCAGAATCTGAATCTTTACTTTTTATTGATAATGAAAAAAACGGCAATCAGTTTTATGTAGATTTTGAATTTGCTCCGCTTCGCGAAAGCGATAATTCGATTTCTGGAATTAGAATGACGCTTATTGACGTTACAGAAAAAGTCGAAACCAGAAAAAAAATAGAAGAAAGCGAAAAAAGATTCCGCTCCCTTACAGAAAGTATTCCGCAGTTAATTTGGGAAACCGATGCCGAAGGAAATGCCCTTTTCACTTCGGGCAAATGGTTTGAATATACAGGAATTGAGCCAGGAGTAGAAGGCTCGTGGCAAAAAATGATTCATCCTGACGATTTTGAAGAAAACGTCAAAATTTGGCAGCATTCACTCGCGACGGGCGAGATGTATCGCTGCGATGTAAGAATGCGCAGAAAAGACGGCTCGTACAGATGGCATACGGTTATTGGCGAACCTGTTTTTGGCCCCGACAACAAAATTGTAAAATGGGTCGGCGCTTTTACCGATATTCATACCGAAAAAGCTTTTACGCACGAGCTTGAGCAACAGGTTACAGCCAGAACTCGAGAATTAATACAGATCAACGAATCGCTTCGAAAAAGCGAAGAACGCTACCATCTGATGGTCGAAGAAGTTCAAGAATATTCCATTCTATATTTAAATCCAAATGGCATTGTAGAGAATTGGAATGTTGGAGCTGAAAAGATTAAAGGCTATAAAGCAGACGAAATTGTCGGAAAATATTTTGCTGTTTTTTATACCGAAGAAGATCAGAAAGCCAAACTGCCCGAGAAACTTTTGGAACTCGCTAAAGAAAAGGGAAAAGTTGTACATGAAGGCTGGCGCGCACGCAAAGACGGAAGTTTGTTTTGGGCAAGTGTAGTTATTACCGCTGTTCATAATAAAAAAGGCGATGTTATTGGTTTTTCAAAAGTGACGCATGATTTAACGGAAAGAAAAAAAGCCGATGACAAATTGAAAATGAATGCATTGGAGCTTGAGCAAAAAAACAATGAACTGGAAGAAATGAACAAAGAACTCCAATCTTTTGCCTATATCTCAAGCCATGATTTGCAGGAACCGCTCCGAAAAATACAGACTTTTGCTTCGCAGATTATAGAAAAAGAAGCAGAACATTTATCAGAAAACGGAAAAGATAAATTTAAAAGAATGCAGAACGCCGCGCAACGAATGCAGACTTTAATTAATGATTTATTAGCCTATTCGAGAACAAATGCCCAAGAACGCATTTTCATAAAAACAGATCTAGCCCAGATTATCAATGAAGTAAAAGAAGATTTAACTGAAGAACTGGAACAAAAAAGTGCCGTAATCGAAATTGAGCAAACCTGTGAAGTTGACATTATTCCGTTTCAATTCAAGCAATTGCTTTACAACTTGATTAGTAATTCATTAAAATTTTCTAATCCTGATATTCCAATTGTAATTAAAATTAAAAGCAAAGTTGCTTTAGGAAAAGATTTAGAAAATGAAAAACTGATTCCCGCCAAGAAATATTGCCATATAGCAGTTTCTGATAACGGAATTGGTTTTGAAGCGCAATACAACAAAAAGATATTCGAAGTTTTCCAGCGTCTTCACGGCAGGGACCGCTATAACGGAACTGGAATCGGATTGGCGATTGTGAAAAAAATTATTGAAAACCACAACGGAATCATCACCGCATCGGGTATTCAGAACCAAGGCGCTTCTTTTGACATCTATATTCCTGTAGGATAA
- a CDS encoding lipocalin family protein translates to MKNRNFLFVLALSAGMFVTSCSNDDNEGETIVPIQGKYNLSQTGTIVNGQEVLVDAPQNAAGCNRDYLDLRLSNAAVIGDYNGSDCALTETTGTYVRSHNDLTITVGNVSSTSDIMNLTNKELKIKDKTTGVITVYTR, encoded by the coding sequence ATGAAAAATAGAAACTTTTTATTCGTATTAGCCTTAAGCGCGGGAATGTTCGTAACCTCTTGTAGTAACGACGATAATGAAGGAGAAACAATAGTTCCAATTCAAGGGAAATATAATCTAAGCCAAACAGGAACAATTGTTAATGGACAGGAAGTATTGGTTGATGCCCCTCAAAATGCAGCTGGGTGTAATAGAGATTATTTAGACTTAAGACTAAGTAATGCTGCGGTCATTGGCGATTATAATGGAAGCGATTGCGCATTGACAGAAACTACTGGAACCTATGTAAGATCTCATAATGATTTGACTATTACTGTTGGAAATGTAAGTTCAACTAGTGATATTATGAATCTTACTAACAAAGAGCTAAAAATTAAAGACAAAACAACCGGTGTAATTACTGTTTATACCAGATAA